A region of Methanomicrobium sp. W14 DNA encodes the following proteins:
- a CDS encoding DegT/DnrJ/EryC1/StrS aminotransferase family protein codes for MIEIAHPAIGNEEIAAVTDVLKSGMLARGSVTEEFERNFADYCGVSHAIGVNSGTAALHMGLLSLGIGHGDEVIVPSFTFIATATSVSMCGAKPVIADVKNDTYTINPDEVSENITDKTKAVIGVHLFGQPFDIDALEEICDDKKIFLVEDAAQSHGAVYKSKKVGGFGKIGCFSFYPTKNMTTIEGGMITTDDKELDSKIRRIINHGQSAKYLHTELGYNTRMSNVSAAIGNVQLSKLDRMNKIRAENAERLCNKITAKGIIKPFCNKGSKHVWHQYVMEITKNFSMERDEFSGYLKDNGIGTAVHYPIPVHMQPLYKNPGYKCPVSERLASEVLSLPVHPGVSAGDCDYIAEVINRVK; via the coding sequence ATGATAGAGATAGCACACCCTGCAATCGGAAACGAGGAGATTGCTGCGGTAACAGACGTTTTAAAGTCAGGAATGCTCGCCCGGGGGAGTGTCACTGAAGAATTTGAAAGGAATTTCGCAGATTATTGTGGTGTTTCCCATGCCATAGGAGTGAATTCCGGAACGGCAGCACTTCATATGGGCCTTCTGTCACTTGGAATAGGACACGGCGATGAGGTGATCGTTCCGTCATTTACATTCATCGCAACCGCAACGTCCGTGAGTATGTGCGGGGCAAAACCCGTCATCGCAGATGTAAAAAACGACACTTATACTATAAACCCTGATGAGGTTTCCGAAAATATTACAGACAAAACAAAGGCCGTGATAGGAGTCCACCTTTTCGGACAGCCTTTCGACATAGATGCTTTAGAAGAAATCTGCGATGACAAAAAAATTTTTCTTGTCGAAGACGCAGCACAGTCGCACGGTGCCGTCTACAAAAGCAAAAAAGTAGGCGGATTCGGAAAAATCGGGTGTTTCTCGTTTTACCCGACAAAAAACATGACCACAATCGAAGGCGGCATGATAACAACCGATGACAAAGAGCTTGATTCAAAAATAAGACGCATTATAAATCACGGCCAGAGCGCCAAATACCTTCACACCGAGCTTGGATATAATACGCGGATGTCCAACGTTTCGGCTGCAATAGGAAATGTCCAGCTTTCAAAACTTGACAGAATGAACAAAATAAGAGCAGAAAATGCAGAAAGGCTGTGCAATAAAATAACCGCCAAAGGCATAATAAAGCCGTTTTGCAATAAAGGCTCAAAACATGTCTGGCACCAGTATGTAATGGAGATTACAAAAAATTTTTCCATGGAACGCGATGAATTCAGTGGCTACCTGAAGGACAACGGTATAGGGACAGCTGTGCATTACCCGATACCTGTCCATATGCAGCCTCTCTACAAAAACCCCGGGTATAAGTGCCCGGTATCGGAGAGGCTTGCATCAGAAGTCCTGAGCCTTCCCGTCCACCCCGGTGTTTCAGCGGGAGACTGCGACTACATTGCAGAAGTCATAAACCGGGTGAAATAA
- a CDS encoding polysaccharide pyruvyl transferase family protein, with product MIKILATGVKIEDNFGSPCILHGLQEILNELYGNQYELVYYQTTPFNEISSCDFNFKVKYIPFSGKEITLSFFTSKDLRVLIHEIKSSDIVVDLLGICFSDNFDRKRYSYFKMLIQVIYLYRFIVLAKLCGKKTVKNTCSFGPMKCKINQKSAAFACKHLFNVVSAREIKSREALVNDAKVGKKIFLSPDIANVMNYSRDNLNKNLVGVSTSHQIIRQWDGPENYVDCITNLCRHISKKYNISIILIPNEVQKMTDFNDISVSLEIKDKLEIEGINVEITDSAHISSNALKNIIASCEVIIASRYHSCVAALSSGTPTLVIGWHYKYEELLHWYGQDEWGIPTSECSSDKLISTFDSFWENRFESKKVIAEKLPEVRRAVLETGKILFSK from the coding sequence ATGATAAAAATTTTAGCGACAGGTGTTAAAATTGAAGATAATTTTGGTAGTCCATGCATACTCCATGGTCTTCAGGAAATCTTAAATGAGCTATATGGAAATCAGTATGAATTAGTGTATTATCAGACAACTCCATTTAATGAAATTTCATCATGCGATTTTAATTTTAAAGTAAAATATATACCATTTTCAGGAAAAGAGATTACTCTTAGTTTTTTCACAAGTAAAGATCTAAGGGTGTTAATCCATGAGATAAAGTCATCAGATATAGTTGTTGATTTACTTGGAATTTGCTTTTCTGATAATTTCGACCGAAAGCGGTATAGCTACTTTAAAATGCTAATTCAGGTTATTTATTTGTATAGATTCATAGTTCTTGCAAAATTATGTGGAAAAAAAACAGTGAAAAACACCTGCAGCTTTGGTCCGATGAAGTGTAAGATAAATCAGAAATCTGCGGCATTTGCTTGTAAACATTTGTTTAACGTGGTATCTGCACGAGAAATTAAAAGCCGCGAAGCTCTTGTAAATGACGCAAAAGTTGGCAAAAAGATTTTTTTATCTCCTGATATCGCAAATGTCATGAATTATTCGAGAGATAACCTGAATAAGAATCTGGTCGGGGTCTCTACAAGTCACCAGATTATCAGACAATGGGACGGTCCGGAAAATTACGTTGATTGCATAACTAATCTATGCAGACACATCTCAAAGAAATATAATATATCAATTATCTTAATCCCAAACGAAGTCCAAAAGATGACTGATTTTAATGATATTAGTGTTTCTTTAGAAATAAAAGATAAACTAGAAATTGAAGGCATCAATGTTGAAATCACCGATTCCGCACACATATCTAGTAATGCATTAAAAAATATTATTGCTTCATGCGAAGTGATTATCGCAAGCAGATACCATTCTTGTGTTGCTGCTTTGTCCTCTGGAACTCCGACACTTGTTATTGGGTGGCATTACAAGTATGAGGAACTCCTTCACTGGTATGGTCAGGATGAATGGGGAATTCCTACTTCTGAATGTAGTTCAGATAAATTGATCTCAACATTTGATTCTTTTTGGGAGAACAGATTTGAATCTAAAAAAGTAATTGCCGAGAAATTACCAGAAGTTAGAAGAGCTGTTCTAGAAACCGGAAAAATTTTGTTTTCAAAATAA
- the wecB gene encoding non-hydrolyzing UDP-N-acetylglucosamine 2-epimerase — MKIVSVVGARPQFIKCAPVSKELRKEHKEILVHTGQHYDANMSDVFFKQLNIPKPDYNLGIGSGSHGVQTGKMLAGIEEVLMKEEPDIVMVYGDTNSTLAGALAASKLNIPVAHVEAGLRSYDRTMPEEINRVMTDHISSLLFCPTKTAVENLEKEGITKGVCLTGDVMVDALQHNLKIAEKESTILKDLKLEGKEYFVATVHRQSNTDSRENLTTIFNAFCEITQITSSPLIFPVHPRTLKYLKKFGLSETIPEGLILTDPLPYPDMLMLMSKAKKILTDSGGIQKEAYILGVPCVTLRENTEWVETINNGMNVLTGSNKNKIISALKRNRVEISLKDSIFKKGNASLLIASKIRSKESI; from the coding sequence ATAAAAATCGTATCCGTTGTAGGTGCACGTCCGCAGTTTATCAAGTGCGCACCGGTTTCAAAGGAGCTTAGAAAAGAGCATAAGGAGATACTTGTCCATACAGGCCAGCACTATGACGCCAATATGTCCGATGTTTTTTTTAAGCAGTTAAATATCCCGAAACCGGACTACAACCTGGGAATCGGTTCAGGAAGCCATGGTGTACAGACCGGGAAGATGCTTGCCGGTATCGAGGAGGTGCTGATGAAAGAAGAGCCGGATATTGTCATGGTATATGGCGATACCAATTCGACGCTTGCAGGAGCTCTTGCGGCATCGAAGCTCAACATCCCTGTTGCACATGTTGAAGCAGGTCTCAGGAGCTATGACAGGACAATGCCTGAAGAGATTAACAGGGTAATGACTGATCACATATCCTCACTTTTATTCTGCCCGACGAAGACGGCAGTTGAAAATCTTGAAAAAGAAGGTATTACAAAAGGTGTCTGTCTCACGGGAGATGTTATGGTGGACGCACTGCAGCATAACCTGAAAATTGCAGAAAAAGAATCAACAATTCTTAAAGACCTAAAACTGGAAGGAAAAGAGTATTTTGTTGCAACCGTCCACAGGCAGTCAAACACGGATTCAAGAGAAAATCTTACAACAATATTCAATGCTTTCTGTGAGATTACACAAATCACATCTTCACCTTTAATCTTCCCTGTACACCCGAGAACTTTAAAATACCTGAAAAAATTCGGATTATCTGAAACAATCCCGGAAGGCCTTATATTAACAGACCCTCTGCCTTACCCTGATATGCTCATGCTGATGTCAAAGGCAAAAAAAATTCTGACGGATTCCGGAGGAATACAAAAGGAGGCATACATACTCGGTGTTCCGTGCGTTACGTTAAGGGAGAATACGGAATGGGTTGAAACTATTAACAATGGGATGAACGTTCTAACAGGTTCAAACAAAAACAAGATAATCTCTGCGTTGAAAAGGAACAGAGTAGAAATTTCCTTAAAAGATAGTATATTTAAAAAAGGAAATGCATCGTTGCTAATTGCTTCAAAAATCAGATCTAAGGAATCAATATAG
- a CDS encoding nucleotide sugar dehydrogenase, with the protein MQTTGSINDMVQNNGPIRTVGVIGMGYVGVPSAVLFADSLQFEKVYGFQRNSESSGYKIKMLNSGVCPLKGEEPGLENLLKKVVAEKKFECTPDFSKISECDAVTLAIQTPFKNSRDLVPDFTPLTEGLKNTGKYLKPEMLVVLESTITPGTTEGMAKEILEEESGLTAGEDFFLAHAPERVMVGRLVKNIREHDRVIGGIKSFYRDNSGKKVILDGINSPSTKRAMELYGPVLTKGKIIPMSATAAEVTKTTENTFRDLQIAAANQLSLYCEAMGINFYDVKKGVDSLKGEGITRAMLWPGAGVGGHCLTKDTYHLERGVKMLGSDYLDFPDGHESLYVLSREINDFMPKHMLHLTKSALKQAGKSLKGSRIALLGWAFLANSDDARNTPSGLFYEDAIAAGAEVRVHDPWIDPKNTPQIPHGLDKDLSKALKGADAVVVFTGHKDYCELIPSGVKKICGSQHPAIIDGRNVLLPQQWIKEGFIYKGIGRGDIL; encoded by the coding sequence ATGCAAACTACAGGCAGCATAAACGATATGGTACAAAACAATGGTCCAATCAGAACCGTAGGCGTTATAGGGATGGGCTATGTCGGGGTACCGTCCGCGGTATTATTTGCAGACTCTCTACAGTTCGAAAAGGTTTACGGCTTTCAGAGAAACTCCGAATCGTCAGGTTATAAAATCAAAATGCTGAACTCGGGTGTCTGCCCTCTTAAAGGCGAGGAGCCGGGCCTTGAGAATTTGCTGAAAAAAGTTGTTGCCGAAAAAAAGTTTGAGTGTACGCCTGATTTTTCAAAGATCTCGGAGTGCGATGCGGTTACGCTTGCAATCCAGACGCCTTTCAAAAACAGCAGGGACTTGGTTCCTGATTTTACTCCTTTGACCGAGGGCCTGAAAAACACAGGAAAATATCTTAAACCTGAAATGCTCGTTGTTTTGGAATCCACAATAACCCCGGGGACAACAGAAGGCATGGCAAAAGAAATTCTTGAAGAAGAGTCAGGTCTTACTGCGGGAGAGGACTTCTTTCTGGCGCATGCTCCTGAAAGAGTGATGGTTGGAAGGCTTGTCAAAAACATAAGAGAGCACGACAGAGTTATCGGAGGAATTAAAAGCTTTTACAGGGATAATTCCGGGAAAAAGGTAATTCTCGACGGAATAAATTCTCCAAGTACAAAACGTGCAATGGAGCTTTACGGTCCTGTCCTTACAAAGGGAAAAATAATTCCCATGAGTGCTACCGCAGCGGAAGTCACAAAAACCACCGAAAACACGTTCAGGGACCTGCAGATTGCCGCAGCAAACCAGCTCTCCCTGTATTGCGAGGCAATGGGAATAAACTTTTATGACGTCAAAAAAGGCGTTGATTCACTGAAAGGCGAAGGAATTACAAGAGCCATGCTTTGGCCCGGTGCCGGAGTGGGGGGGCACTGTTTAACGAAAGACACATATCACCTAGAGCGGGGCGTTAAAATGCTCGGCTCTGATTATCTTGACTTTCCGGATGGGCATGAGTCCCTCTACGTTTTGTCACGGGAAATAAACGACTTCATGCCGAAACATATGCTGCACCTGACTAAGTCGGCACTAAAACAGGCAGGAAAAAGTCTGAAAGGCTCAAGGATTGCCCTTCTCGGCTGGGCGTTTCTTGCCAACTCTGACGATGCAAGAAACACTCCTTCCGGGCTGTTCTACGAAGATGCCATTGCAGCAGGGGCTGAGGTTAGAGTTCACGACCCGTGGATCGACCCGAAGAACACACCGCAAATTCCCCACGGTCTTGACAAAGACCTTTCAAAGGCTCTTAAAGGAGCAGACGCGGTCGTTGTCTTCACCGGGCACAAAGATTACTGCGAACTCATACCTTCCGGGGTTAAAAAAATCTGCGGGTCTCAACACCCGGCAATAATCGACGGACGAAACGTCCTCTTACCACAACAATGGATTAAAGAAGGTTTCATTTACAAAGGCATCGGCAGGGGGGATATATTATAA
- a CDS encoding tubulin/FtsZ family protein: protein MRILAIGLGGAGSRIVDQLYYQDRRSSVSCLSSVVIDMDGNFLSQLKNLPDDAKIFFPALDPDVNFDVKSTVDVKEVMSRVKKMDNIDIDAIIIFVGLGGSLGDVIPELTEEVKKSFFEPVFAVCTLPYLREGRAVAKKAADDLDIIKESTDAVILFDNETWYRKIKASFETTLDEHGKPVVKPSPYGKSFPDNPRDIYYMLNERISRQVGLLLRAGEFNEAGLESAEIVLDAGEILNTLKGNGMTAIGYAIEDLPANWLEVFDRWRPETHFSEGSHKRATRIVGLAKQAVYEDISIPCDLTSADKALVLIAGPSKELSMKGFQTVRKWIDSSIAGLEMRSGDYPVRNTRYVGIIIMLSGIHNIPRLEEIKKLREEYLLEKEEHEKAEEYSKVLEEEEMLLLSGKAPVEKTPGTNASENVAGYQAGYYEQTSPQYGNYPGGEYENPVPYQNSESYDEKAVEDEAWELIGGCSSVPPSQPKNSNLPPVIDGNDYYTDRRQNEYPLYNNNKNPENYRFEQNSYENHAEKLEIDDFLENGGGSFEDNNSFGTEEKDSSTSFIELLDDDDSRGFDGAKESENYGSAKSAHFSEAAFEYLSDEDNSGFGEPEDVGNSGHAKSARFSEAAFDYLSDDDDENQENIPLTSSEFVKKDEIDEYNESKTENESLNKKPQVHDDKILIAGKKEKKKDNNGINLPGRSRRSELDMTRMTSVGGGHAPKDTIFGAQEIKGPGIPRERSDVARVGERISIGGSFKHCNDDVFSGKKLSGGSFIRPNDNAFTGGKLSAGSVKKPNDNAFGGSGLSIRPNIRAKEKSLSGGKLSLHPNIKPKDNMEGGRLSVKNQSKKPVELLSGGIKTSSGIKPKEFMSGKVNAGGHGVKPKELLSGGVKVGSSARPNEALSGKLKVSSNPVKPKEALDKKIKVGKNPAPPGAKKDSSFDDGKKDIKKGGIKSGRDDDLYFM from the coding sequence ATGAGGATACTTGCTATAGGTCTGGGCGGGGCAGGTTCGCGGATAGTGGATCAGCTGTACTATCAGGACAGGCGCAGCAGCGTAAGCTGTCTTTCTTCCGTCGTAATCGATATGGACGGAAACTTTTTGTCACAGCTAAAAAACCTGCCTGACGATGCAAAGATATTTTTCCCGGCTCTCGACCCTGACGTCAATTTTGATGTGAAGTCGACCGTCGATGTTAAGGAGGTCATGTCCAGGGTCAAAAAGATGGACAACATCGACATCGATGCCATAATTATTTTTGTTGGCCTTGGGGGAAGCCTTGGGGACGTCATCCCTGAACTTACAGAAGAGGTAAAAAAGTCCTTTTTCGAGCCTGTCTTTGCGGTCTGCACACTTCCGTATCTCCGCGAGGGAAGGGCTGTTGCAAAAAAAGCCGCAGACGACCTTGATATCATCAAAGAAAGTACCGATGCCGTAATTCTTTTTGACAACGAGACCTGGTACCGTAAAATTAAAGCCTCGTTTGAAACGACCCTGGACGAACACGGAAAGCCTGTCGTAAAGCCTTCTCCATATGGAAAGTCATTCCCTGACAACCCGCGTGACATATATTATATGCTCAACGAAAGGATATCCCGCCAGGTCGGTCTTCTCTTAAGGGCCGGGGAGTTCAACGAAGCCGGTCTGGAATCAGCCGAGATAGTCCTTGATGCTGGGGAAATCCTGAACACCCTCAAGGGAAATGGGATGACTGCAATAGGATATGCAATCGAAGACCTGCCTGCGAACTGGCTTGAAGTGTTTGACAGGTGGCGGCCTGAGACTCATTTCAGCGAAGGGTCTCACAAACGTGCAACACGTATCGTCGGGCTTGCAAAACAGGCCGTTTACGAGGACATATCGATTCCGTGTGATCTTACAAGTGCTGACAAGGCGCTTGTCCTTATTGCGGGGCCCTCAAAAGAGCTGTCAATGAAGGGATTTCAGACAGTCCGAAAGTGGATAGACTCAAGCATAGCCGGTCTTGAAATGCGTTCCGGGGATTATCCTGTCAGGAATACCCGTTACGTCGGGATAATCATCATGCTTTCAGGTATTCACAACATCCCGCGTCTTGAGGAGATAAAAAAATTAAGAGAGGAATATCTTTTGGAAAAGGAAGAACACGAAAAGGCGGAAGAATATTCAAAAGTTCTTGAAGAAGAGGAGATGCTTCTTCTCTCCGGGAAGGCTCCTGTCGAAAAAACTCCCGGTACAAACGCTTCAGAAAACGTGGCCGGTTATCAGGCGGGGTATTATGAACAGACTTCACCGCAATATGGAAATTATCCCGGCGGTGAATATGAAAACCCCGTGCCTTACCAGAACAGTGAGAGTTATGATGAAAAAGCCGTTGAGGACGAGGCATGGGAATTAATAGGGGGCTGTTCCTCGGTCCCGCCAAGCCAGCCCAAAAATTCAAATCTCCCACCTGTAATTGATGGAAATGACTATTATACTGACAGGCGGCAGAATGAATACCCCCTGTATAACAATAATAAAAATCCCGAAAATTACCGTTTTGAACAGAACAGTTACGAAAATCACGCAGAAAAACTGGAAATAGACGACTTCCTGGAAAACGGTGGCGGTTCTTTTGAGGACAACAACAGTTTCGGGACAGAGGAGAAGGATTCTTCAACATCCTTCATAGAGCTTCTGGATGACGACGACAGCCGCGGTTTTGACGGTGCAAAAGAATCTGAAAATTACGGGTCTGCAAAAAGCGCCCATTTTTCGGAGGCTGCGTTTGAATACCTTTCAGATGAGGACAACAGCGGTTTCGGCGAACCGGAAGATGTTGGGAATTCAGGTCATGCAAAAAGCGCCCGTTTTTCGGAAGCAGCATTTGATTATCTTTCCGATGATGATGACGAAAACCAGGAAAACATACCTCTTACCTCCTCTGAATTTGTGAAAAAGGACGAAATCGATGAGTATAACGAATCAAAGACTGAAAATGAATCTTTGAACAAGAAACCGCAGGTCCATGACGACAAAATTTTAATTGCAGGCAAAAAAGAGAAGAAAAAGGACAACAACGGTATCAATCTTCCTGGACGCTCCCGGAGGAGTGAACTTGATATGACCAGAATGACGTCTGTAGGCGGAGGTCATGCCCCTAAAGATACTATATTCGGTGCCCAGGAGATAAAGGGGCCGGGGATACCCCGGGAGAGAAGTGACGTTGCAAGAGTTGGTGAAAGGATAAGCATCGGCGGTTCGTTCAAGCACTGCAATGACGATGTTTTCTCCGGTAAAAAACTGTCGGGAGGGTCTTTCATCCGGCCGAACGATAATGCCTTTACAGGGGGAAAACTCTCTGCAGGTTCGGTAAAAAAGCCAAATGACAATGCGTTTGGAGGTTCGGGCCTATCCATAAGGCCTAATATACGTGCGAAAGAGAAAAGTCTTTCAGGCGGAAAGCTCTCTCTTCATCCGAATATCAAACCCAAAGACAATATGGAAGGAGGCAGGCTGTCGGTTAAAAACCAGTCGAAAAAGCCTGTCGAGTTGTTATCAGGGGGAATAAAGACAAGTTCTGGAATAAAGCCGAAGGAATTTATGTCCGGAAAAGTCAATGCCGGAGGTCATGGAGTAAAGCCAAAGGAGCTTTTGTCAGGCGGAGTAAAGGTTGGCTCTTCAGCAAGGCCAAATGAGGCGCTGTCCGGTAAACTTAAAGTGAGTTCCAATCCTGTAAAACCGAAGGAAGCGCTGGACAAAAAAATAAAGGTAGGTAAAAATCCTGCCCCTCCCGGGGCAAAAAAGGATAGCAGCTTTGATGATGGAAAAAAGGATATTAAAAAGGGCGGCATTAAGTCCGGCAGGGATGACGACCTTTATTTTATGTAA
- a CDS encoding Gfo/Idh/MocA family protein, whose product MDVGVIGTGVMGKNHARVYSELKGIGSVKIFDINEKAASETADNIGGECMASMDNLLKSVDCISMCVPTQYHFKTAKEVLDSGVSILIEKPICLTSEEGGKLLNCIPEGVTVGVGHIERFNPIIKEIERIVSNPIYIEIQRHNPASARVTGSSVLEDLMIHDIDLIENVFTNKQCRIVGSSGNFDVFSALFESNGTTLSLSASRKSSKKIRSIYVEEEEFTVEGDFMSRDVYIHRKPENYSIENDRYVQENIVEKVMVNKLEPLKVELSAFTECVKKGKDFPVTPEQAIYNLEICEELKKRCKLQAA is encoded by the coding sequence ATGGACGTGGGGGTCATAGGAACAGGTGTCATGGGCAAAAACCATGCAAGAGTATATTCCGAGTTAAAGGGTATCGGTTCAGTTAAAATATTTGATATCAATGAAAAAGCAGCATCAGAGACCGCAGATAACATTGGCGGGGAATGCATGGCCTCAATGGACAATCTTTTAAAGTCTGTAGACTGCATCAGCATGTGTGTCCCTACACAATACCATTTCAAAACCGCAAAGGAGGTTCTTGATTCAGGCGTAAGCATTCTTATTGAAAAGCCGATATGCCTCACTTCAGAAGAGGGCGGAAAACTCCTGAACTGCATACCTGAAGGTGTTACTGTCGGAGTCGGGCATATAGAACGTTTCAACCCTATTATAAAAGAGATCGAAAGAATTGTCTCAAATCCTATATATATAGAAATTCAGAGGCACAACCCTGCATCTGCAAGGGTTACAGGAAGTTCGGTTTTAGAGGATCTTATGATCCACGATATTGACCTGATAGAGAATGTATTCACGAACAAACAATGCAGAATTGTTGGTTCATCTGGCAATTTCGACGTTTTTTCAGCACTTTTTGAATCAAACGGGACTACATTATCTTTGTCTGCAAGCAGAAAGTCCTCCAAAAAAATACGTTCAATCTACGTTGAAGAGGAGGAATTTACAGTTGAAGGCGATTTCATGTCAAGAGACGTATACATTCACAGAAAACCTGAAAATTACAGTATTGAAAACGACCGCTATGTACAGGAAAACATTGTCGAGAAAGTAATGGTGAACAAGCTCGAACCTCTGAAGGTTGAACTGTCAGCATTCACCGAATGTGTAAAGAAGGGTAAAGACTTCCCGGTGACGCCGGAACAGGCAATATATAATCTGGAAATATGTGAAGAGCTGAAAAAAAGATGCAAACTACAGGCAGCATAA
- a CDS encoding Coenzyme F420 hydrogenase/dehydrogenase, beta subunit C-terminal domain, with translation MQKNNISTITRNALCTACGACAGICPSDAIKMITNTAGYLVASVNGDLCNNCGKCLEICPSNPENLPSIETGDPFHGVCIAGYVGYARDNTLRQISQSGGIVTALLCYLLDQNKIDGAIVNNFSQEERRPQAVFVSTKPELIEACGSYYAQSSVVKTILENSDKRLAAVVLGCQAESLKLIREKYPKINLPKLTIGLICAGQYSRKMIDDLIEKSSCNHERILKFRFRDKAVGWPGDVHIVSSEKDCWISKQNRLRLKPVYELHRCIACYDQMNIFCDIVCGDPWGISNKQQPEGHTVVIARTEAGKKLLENAIRDGAIVLEELSTKDIFTGQTVDGRHKTKFYTSRDIFQENNWLFPFPKDWFDNITYTPANRRTHHELDKRLEYSRDLYLTRDREDYFRKTNLKKKQLMGNLIKNLFNRVLYYTKTKK, from the coding sequence ATGCAAAAAAATAATATTTCTACGATTACACGAAATGCACTTTGTACTGCCTGTGGTGCCTGTGCCGGGATTTGTCCATCAGATGCAATAAAAATGATCACAAACACTGCGGGGTATCTCGTTGCAAGTGTCAACGGTGACTTATGTAATAATTGCGGTAAATGTTTGGAGATATGTCCGAGTAATCCTGAAAATCTGCCCTCAATAGAGACAGGTGATCCTTTTCATGGAGTATGCATTGCAGGATATGTTGGTTATGCAAGGGATAACACACTCAGACAAATTTCACAAAGTGGCGGAATTGTAACCGCTCTTCTATGCTATCTTCTGGATCAAAATAAGATCGACGGTGCAATTGTTAACAATTTTAGTCAAGAGGAAAGAAGACCACAGGCAGTTTTTGTGTCAACAAAGCCTGAATTAATTGAGGCATGCGGCTCGTACTATGCCCAATCGTCTGTTGTTAAAACAATCCTGGAAAATTCCGATAAAAGATTAGCAGCTGTTGTTTTGGGATGCCAAGCTGAAAGTCTTAAATTGATCCGTGAAAAATATCCCAAAATTAATTTGCCAAAACTTACGATTGGTCTGATTTGTGCAGGACAATACAGCAGGAAGATGATTGATGATTTAATTGAAAAAAGCAGTTGTAATCATGAAAGAATATTAAAATTCAGGTTTCGGGACAAAGCTGTTGGATGGCCCGGGGACGTTCATATCGTATCTTCTGAAAAAGATTGTTGGATTTCAAAGCAAAATAGACTCAGACTAAAACCTGTTTATGAACTTCACCGTTGCATAGCATGTTATGACCAGATGAACATATTCTGCGATATTGTTTGTGGAGACCCGTGGGGCATTTCCAATAAGCAACAGCCTGAAGGACATACTGTTGTTATCGCACGAACCGAAGCCGGAAAGAAATTATTAGAGAATGCGATAAGAGATGGGGCAATAGTACTCGAAGAACTATCTACGAAGGATATTTTCACAGGACAGACTGTTGATGGAAGACATAAGACGAAGTTCTATACCTCACGCGATATTTTTCAAGAAAATAACTGGTTATTTCCATTTCCTAAGGACTGGTTTGATAATATTACATATACTCCGGCGAATAGGAGAACTCACCATGAGCTAGATAAAAGATTGGAATATAGTCGTGATTTGTATCTTACTAGAGATCGAGAGGATTATTTCAGAAAAACTAATTTGAAAAAAAAGCAATTAATGGGTAATTTAATTAAGAATCTATTTAACCGGGTTCTATATTATACCAAAACTAAAAAGTAA
- a CDS encoding acyltransferase: protein MAELLQVPYKYGLNTVGEGGRIFNDVVLGFPSREQIGKNDFTGVNIGKNCVLRPGTVIYSDVKIGDNFSSGHHVMIREKTFIGDNVSVGSNCIIEGNCTFGNNVSLQSLVYIPTNVLIEDNVFIGPNTVLTNDPYPPHGGIKGPVIKKGASIGANATILPGITIGEGSLVGAAAVVTKDVPAGTLAVGNPARIKELPKGAGK from the coding sequence TTGGCAGAATTACTACAGGTGCCATACAAATATGGACTGAATACTGTCGGAGAAGGAGGACGGATTTTCAATGATGTCGTCCTCGGATTTCCGTCACGTGAACAAATAGGCAAAAACGATTTTACAGGCGTTAACATCGGAAAAAACTGTGTATTAAGGCCTGGAACAGTTATATACAGCGATGTTAAAATAGGAGACAATTTTTCGTCGGGCCATCACGTAATGATCCGTGAAAAAACATTTATAGGTGACAACGTATCGGTTGGAAGCAACTGCATCATTGAGGGAAACTGTACCTTCGGAAACAATGTCTCTCTTCAAAGTCTCGTATACATCCCTACGAACGTCTTAATTGAAGATAACGTCTTTATAGGCCCTAATACGGTACTGACAAACGACCCTTATCCGCCGCACGGCGGAATAAAAGGCCCGGTAATAAAAAAAGGTGCATCCATAGGTGCAAACGCAACTATTCTTCCCGGAATTACTATAGGTGAGGGATCACTTGTAGGCGCTGCTGCGGTCGTAACAAAGGATGTTCCAGCAGGAACTCTTGCAGTAGGAAATCCTGCGAGAATAAAAGAATTACCAAAGGGTGCCGGAAAATGA